The Actinomycetes bacterium sequence GCACCCAGTGCCTGAAGTCGGGGAAGGTCGTGAAAGCGGCGAGGGGCGTGGGGGCAGGGGTTGGGGGTTAGGGGTTAGGGGTTAGAGGAGAAACAAAGCGGGGGACCCGACCAGGTCTCCCGCTTTCGTCTTGCCACACCCTACACCCCAAGCCCGACACCCTACTCCTTCAGCAGTTCGATCCTCGCCGTTTCGCCGCCGTCGCCGACCCGGAAGCCCAGCTTGATGATCCGGGTGTAGCCGCCCGGCCGCGCCTGGAAGCGGGGGCCCAGCTCCTTGAAGAGCTTGGTGCTCACGCCCTTGTCCTTGACCCGGCGCTCCACCATGCGGCGGGCGTGCAGGTCGCCCCGGCGTGCGAGCGTGATCAGCTTCTCGGCGACCGGGCGCAACTCCTTGGCCTTCGCCACGGTGGTCGTGATGGCGCCGTGCCGGAACAGGTCCGTCGCCATGTTGCTGAGCATCGCCCGGCGATGCGAGCTGGTCCTCGAGAGCTGCCGATCCTTGGCGCGGTGCCGCATCAGACCTGCTCCGTCTCCGCGACCACGGTGCGCACGACGGGCTTGGCGCCCACCTCGAGGATCTGCACGCCGCCGTCCACCTCTTCCCACTGCATCCCGAAGTTGAGGCCCTCGCGGAGCAGCAGCTCGGCGATCTCGGCCACGGCCTTCTCGCCGACGTTGCGGACCTTGAGGAGCTGCTCCTCGGTGTTGCGCACCAGGTCGCCCAGGGTCCGGATGTTCGAGTTCTTGAGCGAGTTGATGGACCGCACCGAAAGGCCGCAGTCGTCGATCGAGCGGGCGAACAGGCCGAACAGGCGCTCCACGTCGTTCGAGGGCTCGGCCGGCACTTCGGCCGGCACCATCGGGACGGTGCCGAACGAGATGAAGTACGAGAAGTGGTGCTGGGCCAGGGCGGCGGCGTAGGCCACCGCGTCCTCCGGCGTGATCGCGCCGTTGGTCTCGACCGTGAGCGTCAGGCGGTCGAAGTCGGTGCGCTGGCCGACGCGGGTCTCGGTCACCGTGAAGTTGGCGCGCTT is a genomic window containing:
- the rplQ gene encoding 50S ribosomal protein L17, encoding MRHRAKDRQLSRTSSHRRAMLSNMATDLFRHGAITTTVAKAKELRPVAEKLITLARRGDLHARRMVERRVKDKGVSTKLFKELGPRFQARPGGYTRIIKLGFRVGDGGETARIELLKE